AAAGACAGAGAAACTTAAAAGCCTGGCACCCGATTACATCATAGACCATTCAAAAGAAGACATTTATGAAAAAGCAATGGCGATAACAGATGGCAGAGGCGTTGACCTCGTATTTGAACATGTTGGCCCGGCAACTTTTTCTAAAAGCCTGCGGTCGCTGAAGAAAAACGGAAGGATGGTTATCTGCGGTGCAACAACAGGCGCTGAAGTAAACCTCGATTTGAGGTATGTGTTCTCAAGGCAGTTAAACATCCACGGTTCAATCATGGGGAGGAGGTCAGAACTTTTAAAGATTACCGGGTTGATGGCCGGAAAAAAGTTGAAACCAGTTATAGACTCTGTTTATACCCTGGAAAATGCAGTGAGGGCGCATGAAAAGATGGAAAGCAGGGCACATTTTGGTAAAATAGTCATAACTGTTGATTGAAAAACAGTTTATCAGTCCTCAGTCAGCAGTCAATAGTTAAAATCTTTGGATCGAAGATGCTTATGGCAAATAATTAATGTCCGATAAACCTTGTAAAGGCATTGATAATACATATTTTCATTAGCAATATTTAATGAGCCATTTCATGTCATTCCTGTGAAAACAGGAATCCAGTTCCTTTGAATAGTTCCCCCGATTAAATCGGGGGACGGCGTCTGGATTCCCGCCTGCGCGGGAATGACGACAAAAGAAAAATTCTCAAACTTTTAGCGGACAATAGTGATGGCAAAAATTCCACTTAAAGACATAAAATACGTCCTTCTCGACATGGACGGCACACTGCTCGATAAGTATTTTGATGATTATTTCTGGGAGCACCTCGTGCCTGAAAAGTATGCTGAGAAAAATAATATCACCTTCGGGAAGGCAAAGGAAATGCTCCTTAAGAAGTATAAAATTCATGAAGGCACTCTAAATTGGACTGATATTGATTTCTGGTCAAGGGAGCTTGACATAGATATTCCAGCCCTTAAAGAGCAGATTAAGCACCTGATTGATGTCCATCCGCATGTAGAGGATTTTTTAAGGATGCTTAGAAGGCATAAAAAGAAGGTCTTTCTTGTCACAAATGCACATTATAAAGTCCTCGACATAAAGCTTAAAAAGATAGAGATAGGCAAGTATTTCGATAAAACAATCACATCTTTTGAAATAGGCTATCCCAAAGAGATGATTGAATTCTGGGAAAAGGCAGAAAGGCGTTTGGGCTTTGATAAAGAAAAAACCCTGCTAATAGATGACACTGAAGATGTTTTAAGGACAGCAAAAAAGTACGGGATAAAATATATCCTGCTAAAGACAGTAGCAAACTCCAGAGTTGAGCCTAAAAAATCAAAAGAGTTTTTAACCATCTCAAATTTCAGGGAGCTAATAAATGAAAGCATCTGAGCTCTTAATAAAATGCCTTGAGGCCGAGGGAGTGACACATATATTCGGCCTTCCTGGCGAGGAGAATATCGATTTTCTCGACGCACTGAAAGACTCATCGATTACCTTTATCTCTACGAGACACGAGCAGGGCGCAGCCTTTATGGCCAATGCATGGGGGAGGTTAAAAGGAAAGCCCGGCGTCTGCCTTTCCACGCTTGGCCCTGGCGCAACAAATCTGATGACAGGTATTGCCGATGCCTTTCTCGACCATTCCCCTGTTGTCGCAATTACCGGTCAGGTAGACCTGTCAAAGTTTCATAAGGAGTCCCACCAGTATGTGGATATTATTTCAGCCTTCAGGCCAATAACAAAGTGGAATCACAGGATAGAGAAGGCCATGATAATACCAGAGATTGTAAGAAAGGCCTTCAGGCTCTCTGCAATTGAAAAACCAGGGCCAACTCACATAGAGCTTCCAGAGGATGTTGCCGTTGAAGAAATCATTGCTGCACCCCTGCCTGTTCAGGATATAAATTACCCGGAGCCTGAGCCTCATCTGATAAAAAAGGCTGTAGAGGTTTTGCGCAATGCCAGAAATCCAATAGTCCTTGCTGGAAATGGCGTCATCAGAGGCAGGGCTTCAGCGGCTCTCAGGAATTTTATTGAAAAGCTTGAAATCTGTGGCACTACATCTTTTATGGGAATGGGCTCTCTGCCGGCAGACAGCCCCCGCTTTCTCTCTACTGTCGGACTTCAGCTCAGAGATTATGTCTCCTGCGGCTTTGACAGGGCAGACCTTGTTATTGCTGTTGGCTATGACCCGGTTGAATTCAGCCCTAAATACTGGAACCCGGAGATGAGTAAAGAGATTCTTCACATAGATTTTACTCCTGCAGAAGTAGATGCCCATTATAAGGCCATTGAACTTGTGGGAGATATCAGCACTACACTTAATCTGATCATGGAGTCTTCGGACTTTAAAAAAGACTCTTCTTATTACCTTAACCTGAAAGGAATAACAGAATCGCTGCTGGACGGCCCACTCGATGGC
The sequence above is drawn from the Nitrospirota bacterium genome and encodes:
- a CDS encoding acetolactate synthase large subunit, translated to MKASELLIKCLEAEGVTHIFGLPGEENIDFLDALKDSSITFISTRHEQGAAFMANAWGRLKGKPGVCLSTLGPGATNLMTGIADAFLDHSPVVAITGQVDLSKFHKESHQYVDIISAFRPITKWNHRIEKAMIIPEIVRKAFRLSAIEKPGPTHIELPEDVAVEEIIAAPLPVQDINYPEPEPHLIKKAVEVLRNARNPIVLAGNGVIRGRASAALRNFIEKLEICGTTSFMGMGSLPADSPRFLSTVGLQLRDYVSCGFDRADLVIAVGYDPVEFSPKYWNPEMSKEILHIDFTPAEVDAHYKAIELVGDISTTLNLIMESSDFKKDSSYYLNLKGITESLLDGPLDGFPLKPLRIVKELRTVLGRDDILISDVGAHKIWIARFYPAYEPNTVIITNGFSSMGFALPVAISAKMLCPDKKVVAAMGDGGFMMSLGELETAIRLGLPVVYLIFNDDGYGLISWKQKLKFGRDFGASFGNPDFKALAESFGAKGYRVEADDELAPILQDAFLQKVPSIIDCPVDYSENFRLTEALGRIICPT
- a CDS encoding HAD-IA family hydrolase; its protein translation is MAKIPLKDIKYVLLDMDGTLLDKYFDDYFWEHLVPEKYAEKNNITFGKAKEMLLKKYKIHEGTLNWTDIDFWSRELDIDIPALKEQIKHLIDVHPHVEDFLRMLRRHKKKVFLVTNAHYKVLDIKLKKIEIGKYFDKTITSFEIGYPKEMIEFWEKAERRLGFDKEKTLLIDDTEDVLRTAKKYGIKYILLKTVANSRVEPKKSKEFLTISNFRELINESI